A section of the Nakamurella deserti genome encodes:
- a CDS encoding DUF1540 domain-containing protein has translation MTASLEMRPIDECSVTGCSYNDHSSCHAHAITISGSASDAACATFIPLGSKGGLSSVHGSIGACQRAECTHNASLECTASSVRIGAGASTADCLTYQPS, from the coding sequence ATGACCGCCAGCCTGGAGATGCGCCCGATCGACGAGTGTTCGGTCACCGGCTGCTCGTACAACGACCACTCGTCGTGCCACGCGCACGCGATCACCATCAGCGGCAGCGCGTCCGACGCCGCCTGCGCGACGTTCATCCCGCTGGGCAGCAAGGGCGGCCTGTCGTCCGTGCACGGCTCCATCGGCGCCTGCCAGCGAGCCGAGTGCACCCACAACGCCTCGCTGGAGTGCACCGCGTCGTCGGTGCGGATCGGCGCCGGCGCGAGCACCGCGGACTGCCTCACCTACCAGCCCAGCTGA